Within the Blastopirellula marina genome, the region GTAGCGACAACGGCCCTGAGTTCATCAGCCGTCGCGTGCAGCAGTTCCTAAAGAAGATCGACGTGGGTTCGTCGTTCATCGAACCTGGCAGCCCGTGGCAGAATGGATACGTCGAAAGCTTCCACAGCCGCCTCCGCGACGAATGCCTGGACTGCGAACTGTTCGCGACGCTGGCCGAGGCCCGCACGATCATCACGGCGTGGAGACAAACATACAACCACCGTCGCCCGCACGGCAGTCTGGGCGGTCAGACCCCCGCAGACTTCGCGTCGCAGTGGCCTGCTTCCGTTCGGGCTACGCCCTCACTCCAGCAGCCCACTGCGATTCCTTTTACCCAATCCGAACTCTCATAACGGTGGGCCAGGTTTTTGGGGCATTTCAAGACCGACTGGCCCGTACTCTCCAGATTGCGCCTCATCGAGGGACAATTTACGGAAGCCATACTTGATCTTTTGTACATGTCCGCCCTTGTGAAATGAAAACGTCGCAGTGCGCCGTACTCGTCTACGTGCGTCTGGTATGTAGAGACCATGGCGGAGTGTGGCCATGCCCATTTGAATCTCCCAATCCGGATCAGCGGTATCTAGATTATCGCCGAACAGAATTACACGAGTACCAACGTCGACTGCGTCCTGGACGAAAATCCATTGGAGGCGAGGATTCCTGAAAATCTTGCTAAGATCCTCCGCAATCACTAGATCAACATTGCCCGTCGATATGAGATCCATGGCTTCTAGCGCAGTTGCACGATCAGCGATCAGTCCGCTTGATTGTTCCCCCAACTCCGTCAGGTCAAGAGGACCGTCGTAAATGCCTGACAAAACGTTCCGCACTGCTGCAAATGAGGATTGAAGATCCAACTGAGTTTTAGCCTCTGATTCCTTGGGCTTTGAAACTCGACCAATCGCAACCGTCACGAGAGGTCCATTAGGCACCCTGGGAATGAGAGGAGTGGGATAAATATACATCGACTTTTGGAACCTCTGTTGAATCGCAGAAATCCCGAGGTCAGACCGTTGTCACAGTGTGACAAAGAAA harbors:
- a CDS encoding integrase core domain-containing protein, yielding SDNGPEFISRRVQQFLKKIDVGSSFIEPGSPWQNGYVESFHSRLRDECLDCELFATLAEARTIITAWRQTYNHRRPHGSLGGQTPADFASQWPASVRATPSLQQPTAIPFTQSELS
- a CDS encoding recombinase family protein — its product is MTVAIGRVSKPKESEAKTQLDLQSSFAAVRNVLSGIYDGPLDLTELGEQSSGLIADRATALEAMDLISTGNVDLVIAEDLSKIFRNPRLQWIFVQDAVDVGTRVILFGDNLDTADPDWEIQMGMATLRHGLYIPDARRRVRRTATFSFHKGGHVQKIKYGFRKLSLDEAQSGEYGPVGLEMPQKPGPPL